The stretch of DNA ATATAATTATATATAACCAAAATATTACCTGAAAAAGAAATTTAcaaattataaaattattttcTTATGATCAATAATGTATGAAAGAAAATACAAGGGTTTGATATTCAGTGGCGGAGCAGGAGGGGCCCTCGATTCTTTGGAATTACCCCACTTTTATAAAATACGAAACAATTCCCAAGAATCGGAGAGAGTAAAATATTGCTAAATCTTTATCGATAAGATCGAGTCAAGAAATAACTCCGCCACTTAACAACTTAACTAGactataaaacgttgatcatggtATGTTTAGTTACCTCGAGAAAATTGCAGGGTAATTCAGAAATTATAATGTGAAATGATGATAAGTTGTTGTAATATTGATTGGAAaaagaatgaagaagaaaaggaatagaGAGATGGAACGAAGAGCCGTTGGATATtgagaaaggaaagaaaaatctATGAAGAAATTTTCCGTTACATAATTTGGGATTTAGGCAAGTTTAGAGGGAAAACTTGTTATTTAAGTacattttaaaattcaaaatttagcGTAATTATCTGATCTGATCACAAGTTTTGATATCTCAATTTATTCTCAAAATCAAAGAGATAATCTCTTTTGATAATTTGTGGAAGTTCCATGTTTTTTCAATTGTGTTAGTTGTAAATAAGATTTAAACATTTATAAGCACAAAGATATATCCCTCAATTtcaatcatttgttgtcctatttcattttggGCATCTCAATCAATTGTTATCATTTCTATTTAAATAATGTATTTGTTGAGGAATTTGATCACTCACACTCAATttagtccacttgtcatttaataattggctTTCCCTATTTTCTtgttctttgtgccaaaaccaaataacaataattattGACCGGGATATAGATAATCAGcaattctcccttgtgacggtcacaatttGCGACGGgcaaatgtgaccacttttttATAAAATGTAACCAGTCAAGTATTGTTCATAAAATATCACTTgtaaaaaaatggtcacattttctcataaaatggtgaCATATAACCCGTCGCAAATGTGAATAGTGTTTGTAACGGAATAgtacccgtcacaaatgagaattggtGATAATTTATAGATCAAACATGCTTATGACAAAGATAACTAGAGATTTGTCGTTCATATATCATCACACATAAATTTTATATTCCCTCTGATCTAGTTATTTGTTTACCTACTCTATTTTAGTGTCTTTTATTGATTTATTTACGTGAATTAGCACACTTTATTAGTCTTGGGTATTTGGGTAGGCAATTTTGGTCTAAAACGATACCCAacataaagtttttttttttttttttgggcgaGAACATGGAACACCAAGTTGAGTGTAAGATGATCATTTTTCAACGCACAAAGATAAATAATGTGTGAGCCTTCTTTTAACGTCTACGCGGCTTAAAACACGCAACTAAGTGAAATATATATACATCCTCCATCAttattccatcaatggcattGGTGGATCACTCGATCCAAGTTATACTACGCGCAATTAATAATGATTTATATCGAAGATGTTTTAGTTTAGTGGTTACTACAGAGCTATTGTGGATAATAAGTTTTATGTTCGAATCCCCACTCCCCTGCtatattgtaatgcgactaagtgcgGGAGCTTTGTTggacaaaaaaaaattaataaataatttaTCAGATTAATTATAACTTCTAAGAAACATAAATTTCACAATCTATTGCAGCAGCTGATAGAGGTGGCCATAATGGCGCGCAGGCTAATCCAACTCATGTATAAGCCACTTTTAGGTTGCCGCGCGCCACAATCTGGCCCCACACACGGGCCACCCCACCCTAACCCCCAGAAAAGCCAAAAAAGCTACTACTTGTATTAGCTTGATCCAGTCTATTGGCGCGGGCAAGCCAATATCCCAAATATTGGACCAGTTTAGGGTCATCCTCTGCTAGCACCGCTTGACCAGTCGACCTAACCTGCTTCCCCTAACATGCTGATAGGATACGTTCCCATCCACTCAAAATGACGGTTTAAATAAACTTGTAACATTTGAAAGTTTTAATTAAATTCACACTCCACTAAATTTTTTTTTGTCGTGTAACCATCTTAACCAAAAGTTTAAACTGATGGTTAAAATTCCAAGATCGATTTTATATTCTAACACGTTCCCACAGTTTTCATCTCCGAACTTTatatcctggctccgccactaaACTTATTATAAACAGTCAAGTAGTCCGTACCATATAACATGATTAGTCGAAGTTGATGAAGTGTACGTGAGAGTAAACAAAGCCAGGGCATATATATCTATCGTATGTTTGCTTCACGCAAGTTGCTTCTTGTGTTTTTATTTGCTCTCTACTCTCTAACTCTCCCTTGCCTTTTAAGTCTTCATTCTCCTCCTACTTCTTCATCTTCCCCTTCTCCTTCATCTCCTAATCATTTACTAATTTCCTAAACAAAATATGCTTAAATTTTCAAAATAACAATAATCGGAAAGAGAAAAACACAACATTATCCCAGTCTCTCAAGGACTCCACGAATAAAATTATAAAGTTGATGAACAAAATGAGTAGTGCAAATAAGCCTTGTAGTAGtagtggaggtggaggtggaggacCGTGTGGTGCATGCAAATATTTGCGTAGGAAATGTGTGAACGGTTGTATATTCGCTCCATATTTCGACTCAGACCAAGGTCCGGCAAATTTTGCGGCGGTTCACAAGGTGTTTGGTGCTAGTAACGTCTCCAAGCTTCTCTTACAACTTCCGGCACATAAGCGCCTTGACGCGGTTGTCACCATCTGTTATGAGGCTCAGGCTCGGGTTCGTGACCCGGTTTATGGTTGTGTTGCTCATATATTTGCTCTTCAACAACAGGTATGGTCCATGTGTTAGCCTCGTCTAATTTGTTGTTTTTATAAATCGAATTTATGGTAATTTTGAGGTTAACAGGTTTTGAACTTTAGTCATATATAATATCACGTTCAATTTTATTACTATAAGTGATAAACAACATTTGCATATGTTCATTTAACACATTTATGCATTTTGTTTCGTACATTCTTTGTAGTCTTTTAAAGTCTTTTTAAATTTGTTTATTTATCAATTAGAATTCCATAatacgagttttttttttttctggaaaTCCATATTTATACGAGTAAATCTATAATTTAATTTTGGTGCTAAAACCAATATAGCCAAATTAAATTAGCTACTAGGAGCAATTAATTAATACTCTCGATCGATTAAGTAACTTCTAAGCAACCCTTTTGGAAATGTGTTCAATGTATTACTACGTGCATTAGTTAATGTAACGTTGTAATAATTCTTgtataaaaccgttttacatATGTATTATTGTAAAACCTTAATTACTTATATAACCCTACTAAAATAACTTTTTGCAAATATTTTTTCTCATAATAAGGGCATTAAGGTTTTATATGGATTTATAATAACGTTTTTTCAAACCGTTTTCGATCAAGTGAAACACAAATTTGATTTAATAATTATATCGTGTATCACAGTCTAATAATAATGCTTGTGCAcctaatttaattatttttacaATTAAATAAACTGTCTAAGGCGTTATAAAGCAGTCATAGTATCTTAAAACGAGTATATAATAGAGTCACGATACAAGATATAAAGTATGTACCATTTAGGATGTTTCAAATTGATGAAAGAACCCTAGGAGGAAGAGTAGAGAAGTAGAGATTAGAAAATGCAATGATTTGGAATTTTGTAAATTAATGTGGATTGGAGGGGGGGACAAGGCATATATGCGTTACTGAAATTGAGGATACATTTGGATAATAAttgaacaaataacataaatttAAGTTACATTGTTGCAAGTAGCCAAGTATGAACAAAAATATGAAGCTAGCACTTGTAATATTTGTCTGACCAAAATTGGTTGGCAAATTTTTCTGTGCTACGTAAATTTGGCAGCTATTATGGAATTGGTCTGTCTATTGTTCCCTTGCCTTTGCCCTTTACAAATTACATTGATATGGATTATGGAGTAGTTTGTTATTGGCTTATTATGGTGTCATTTGCGAAAACTTAGAAATTCTAAGTTAAATTTTTCGAATGTACCTTATATTACTATTCATCCGCCTTTTAAAAGTTTTTGGCCCCCTTAAACTTAAATCATAGCTCCATCACTGCGCCAATGTACAATATTTATTTAGTACTCCGTATAAGACAATCGATTATTCCTCAACCGTTACTTCAAACATGATATAACGAATAGAATAACCCGTTTTAAAAGGGTAGATTAGATTTGGTAGTCGTTCACACCTTCCAAAATTGTAGCTCTATTATTTTGTCACCAATCTATCTACTCGCGATCGCACGTGTTTGATCAATGATAATTTTGACTTGTAACTGAAAACTTGACCGCCATTTTCTTGATGTGGAGTATGCGTTAAGGTAAGTAGTTACCTACTAGATCTATACATACATTATATTTTAGTATAATACTCATGTTTGACTTGAGATCTTTCTCACATGGTGTTTTGAACCTTGTTTTTTTACAAGGATATTGCACACTATATACGATATAATCTAAGGCCGAGTTCTTTTAAACTTAATTTCAGGTTATTTTAGATCAGTTTGGCtctattcagtttagttcagctcagtTTAACTTAATATCGTTCAATTCAGCTCTTCTCTTCACAAATTCTCTTTACTTtacttcagttcagtttagtttagcttcataaaattcagttcagttcagacaattttaATCCAAAAGAACCACGCCTAAGCCGGTTAAATAATACTGTATTTACAGGAGAAGTATTTTAAAACTTGTACGAGAAATTTATCAAGATGGACTTTATGATTTTTAGCATACACATAGTGTATCGTGTTTATTTGAattatgaaataaaataaaaatatcgaAACTACTCTATGTACATAAACATATATTATATACTTGGTATTATGTTTTAACTAGTTTTACTAATCACAATCATTATATACAGGTTTTAAGTCTACAAACAGAGCTCTCTTACTTGCAAGCACACCTAACCACCGTAGAAGTTCCACGCCCACCGCGGGCCCGGTCACAACCTGCGTTGCCGCCCCAACAGTATTCGCTCTCAGACCTTCCATTGCCATCGTCCACCATGCCAGCCACCCATGACTTATCTTCGCTTTTTGACTCAATGGTGCAACCATCATGGACCAtgcaacaacaaccaccaccaccaccacacaatGCAATGGACATGAGCCAGTTTAGATCAATAATTAATACGGGTGTAACGGGTCCGACCCATGGGCCTTCATCCAGTAGAGGTCATGGTGATTCTCCAGTTGCTCGTGAACTACTCCACGTACATGAGTCTCTTCCTACTAGACAAATGCATGGTCCATCTCCTTCGTCATGCATGTCTATATAAAATCATTTTGTTCGCTTCACTTACATGGATCGGACTAACCCGACCCAGATTAGTGATTTTAAGATTGAAATTAGTGAATtttaatcaagtaattaatttataagAAAATGCGCTGTTATTTTGAGAGGTTTAAGTCTTGCTAGTGTACCATTGTTACTCAATTTACGTCCGTAATGTTATCTTTC from Silene latifolia isolate original U9 population chromosome 10, ASM4854445v1, whole genome shotgun sequence encodes:
- the LOC141607413 gene encoding LOB domain-containing protein 30-like gives rise to the protein MNKMSSANKPCSSSGGGGGGPCGACKYLRRKCVNGCIFAPYFDSDQGPANFAAVHKVFGASNVSKLLLQLPAHKRLDAVVTICYEAQARVRDPVYGCVAHIFALQQQVLSLQTELSYLQAHLTTVEVPRPPRARSQPALPPQQYSLSDLPLPSSTMPATHDLSSLFDSMVQPSWTMQQQPPPPPHNAMDMSQFRSIINTGVTGPTHGPSSSRGHGDSPVARELLHVHESLPTRQMHGPSPSSCMSI